ATCGCCGTCCACAAGATCGTCCAGCAGTACCATTGCGTGAAAATTCACGAGTTCGTGTAGATAATCGGTGGGTAGTCCCATATAATCCATTTTTGCTCCTAAAATATGATTGCCACATAAATATTGAGATATGCAGCAGCATCAAGTGTGTCAAATATCTATATAAGTACATCCATAAGGGTTCAGATAGAGTCTCTATGGAAGTTCATAACGGAGATGAGATTGCACAATATGTTGATGCACGGTGGATTTGTGCACCCGAAGCTATGTGGAAACTTTACAAATTTCCCATGACTAGAATGTGTCCTTCCGTAGACCGTTTGCAGGTTCATTTGCCAAACATGCATCAAGTGAGGTTTGAAGCGAACCAACCAATCTCAAGCGTGTTAGAGAACCCAAGAAACTCTAAGACGATGCTCACTGAATTTTTCAAGATGAATTCGATTGATCCAAATGCAAGGAGATATCTTTATCGAGAATTTCCAGAGCATTACAGGTGGTTATCGACTTCACGTGAATGGCAAAAGAGAAAAAGTTCACAACGGGTTTTGGGTCGATTGTATGTAGCTTCACCGTTGGAAGGAGAACGGTTTTATATGAGAATGTTACTCAATCATGTGAGGGGGCCTACGTCGTTTGAACATTTAAGAACGGTCAATGGTGTCATACACCCAACATTCAGGGCTGCAGCTGAAGCCCTCGGTCTAATCGAAAATGATGAAAGCATTCGTCAATGTCTTTCAGAGGCATGTTCGGTACGAATGCCAACTGCATTACGTCGATTATTTGCAACCATCTTGATATATTGTCAACCAACAGGATTGCGTTCACTGTGGGATGAGTTTTTCCCTTACATGGTTGAGGATTATCCAACTTCCAACACAACAAACAATTGTGTTTTTCTCACTAACAAACTTTTGCAAGACTTGGATAGGTTATTACGACCGCTAAGAAAAAAGATTTCTGACTACACGGAGTTACCAAGTTTACCTGAGAGTACTGATGACATAGACGAGCTTCCTTCTATCATAGAGGAGTACTTTTCTATTCCGGTTCCAGATGAGGATTTAGCATGTGTTGCCACTCTCAATAGTGACCAACAAATTGCATACGATACAATAATGAATGCTGTCATTTCAAAGGCTGGTTGTTCTTTCTTTGTTGATGGTCCTGGCGGCACCGGAAAAACATTTTTATACAGAGCCCTTCTTGCTACTGTAAAAAGTAGAGGCGAAATAGCTATTCCCACTGCAACATCTGGAATTGCAGCAACGTTGTTGCACCAGGGAAGAACATCACATTCAACTTTTCAGCTTCCACTTAATCCAGATAGCTCATCAACTTGCTCATTCACCAAACGTTCTAAAACTGCAATTCTCCTAAAAAATTCTTCCATTATCGTATGGGATGAGGCCCCAATGACACACAGATATCAATTTGAAGCTGTTGATCGGTCACTCAAGGATTTAATGGGGAACGACTTGCCGTTTGGGGGGAAAATTATTGTGTTCGGTGGTGATTTCAGACAGGTTTTACCGGTGGTTCGAAATGGAACTAGAGCTCAAATGATTGACGCATCTTTTGTCAGGTCCCCTATGTGGAGACACATTCGTATTTTGCATTTGAGAGAAAATATGagatcaattgatgataacggCTTTGCTAATTTCTTACTCTCTGTTGGGAACGGTAATGAACCTACTGTTTCAGATCAGATGATAAGGTTACCGACTGGCATGATTATACCAACAGTGGCAGATAGTTCGATCGAGGCTTTGATCGACCAGGTCTTTCCAAGTTTAAGTGAGCACGTTGGTGATGGAAATTTTATAGTTGAAAGGGCAATCATCACACCTCTAAACGAAGACACTGATAGGATAAATAATAAGGTTGTCGAAAAGTTTCTCGGAGAAGGAAAAACGTACTATTCGTTTGACTCTGTTCCTGAAGATAAGAGAAATTTGTATCAACAAGAGTTTTTGAATTCGATTTCTGCGTCGGGATTACCTCCTCATGCTCTCACCCTGAAACCTGGGGTACCTTTAATGCTTTTGAGAAATATTGATCCTAAAAATGGTCTTTGCAATGGAACACGGTTGCTTTGCCATTCATTAAAGGAAAATTTCATTGATGCTGAGATATTAACCGGACATTCTAGGGGAAACAGAGTGTTTTTGCCAAGAATTCCCTTGAAAACTGCTGAAGATATAAAATTGCCATTCGAGATGGTCAGAAAGCAATTTCCTGTGAAGTTGAGTTTTGCCTTGACTATCAACAAGTCTCAGGGACAAACTATTCCACATGTTGGCATATACCTCCCTGATCATGTATTTAGCCACGGCCAGCTATATGTGGCATTATCACGAGGAATTTCAGAAAACACGACAAAGATCGTGATAGAAAAGGGAAAGGTCCAAGGCTGTGAAGGCATATTCACTAAAAATATTGTGTACAAAGAAGTTTTGTTGTCTTATGATTAGAGATACGAAACTAGAGTATTATTTTGTATTTCCCAGTTTTGTAATAAACGTTATTGTACTCTTGACACTGAGTAGTGTGTTACGTCAGCGTTAGCCGTATTTTTTCCaatgaattttataatatatcGGACGAATTGAGGGATGTGATTTTTATATATCGGAgtaattaaatttattcatgTACATAGCTTTCATATCATGTGATATCCATATTCATACATTGTGAATATCGGTTTATGTAATTCTAATTTTATTCTGAACTAACTTTACAGGATGACAGAGTACCATTATCCAACTTTTGAACATTTATATCCTAGCGGGGTACAACGATATGATGTACGAGCCCGACTAATTCGTAATTATGATATTTTCAACTACAACCACAAAGGAACAACTAAGAAAGCATGGAAAATGCTTTTTGTCGATGTTGAGGTAAATGACCATACACttcattcaattttttcatTGAATCTGAACTATATCATAACTTTTACATGTGTTTTCTTTTGTAGGGTGAGGGCATACAGTGCAATATTTACGAGCCCGCAATTGAAAAGTTTATAGGACGGTTTCAAGAGGGATTCATTTATATACTCCTTGCTGTACAAGTGATATTTGCTGAAGGGAAAAACAAAATTGTCCCCAATTGGAAACAGATGATCATTAAAGAAGAAACAAATGTGATACGTGAAGAGGAGGATGACATTTCCATACCTTCATTCCACTATAATTTGGTTCATTTGAACAGATTAAGTTGTCACATCGACTGTACCGGTAGAGTTTATGGTACTTTTGTTGGCCTTTTTTCAATATATAGTTATCATGCatatgtcgtttattaattgaaaCATTGATGATCTTCTAGATGCAATGGGATTGGTCCTATACGTTTCACCAATTGAGAATATTGGTGTAGATTCATTCAAGCGAGACGTGGCAATAATGGATACAACGTAAGTCCCCTACATTATTAAAATGTTAATTACTTATCGAATTTGCCTATATTTCGATAAATTTGTCTTAATATTGTTTTACTTTCTACTTGCAGCTGGACTGTTATTAAATTAACACTTTGGAATGCTTTTGCGCACGTTCTTGATGAAAATCTTAATCATGTTGAGATTTGTCCAATCATTGTAGCATGTGGTCTGCATGTCAAGAGCTTCTATGGTACATCATTCAAATTAAATTATATAGTAAAGTCTTTTTAATATGTAGTTCAAAGTATAATATTCATATGTGATAATATTTCTAATTGATAATTACAAACAGGTACATATCTTTCCACGGGATACTACACTAGGATTTATGTTAACCCAGTTAATGAAAAAAAAACATCCTTATCTACATGGTATGCACAATTTCGCATAACCTTAATATTGTTTTAATATTAATGTACAACATAACCTTAAGTATTATGCTCACAAGTTTTTTTCACGTACAGGTATACATCGGAAAAACTGGCAAGGATAAGGAGAGATTGGTTTCGTTCATCGACTTTTTCGCTAAAGTCATCGATTGATATTTCTAATACTCCCCGTATCCGATTATCTCAATTTCCAACTGTGAGAAATGTATTGTTTCTAACCTTGAAGTTTGAGTGTTGTCAATATATTAAATACGATATTATGTACTTAATTGTCtaactttgtttttttttttgtaggtaCAATACTGTCGAGTTGCCGCATATGCATGTCGTGTTGATGATGTTAATAACGTCATTTATGAAGCATGCAATCGTTGCCTAAAAAAGGTTGCCATTTTTCAAGGACTATTAAAATGTCAATCTTGCAATATCAACAACACTGTAACTATCCCAAGGTAACTATCTAAATCTCTATTATACTTAAACACACATTATATATTGGTAAATATCTAtaatagtattttttttttaatttcttcttATAGGTTGCTGCTTCGACTTACCATATTTGATAAAAGTGGTAATTTGAAAGTCACGATATTACACGATCTTGCACAATACCTTTTAGGTTGTTTAGCTACTGAAGTAAAATCAGTACTTCAACAGGTTTCAATCTAATACTCTAACAACAtgattttttaatataattaactCATGTTGTTTTTACATCTCAATATATTTTTTAACGTTCATGCAGCCTAACGGACGTAATCGAGTGATGGAAAAAGTATTTGCATGTTTCGGAAACAGAGCTTTTTCATGGGTGCTACATCCACCAACTGGAGCTTTTAATCCTGAACATTCGTATACGGTTGGTTATGTGTTACATATCGATTGGGCGGAGGAGTGCATGTGGTTAAACAAATATATTGCGAGCAAAAGAAGAAAGTGATACTCGCTATTTTGTATGTTTAATAACTATAAGTTTAGTACTTCAAATTTGGTTTTTCGATGGGATGTGTTAGTTGTATCAAAATAATGTTAAGTTTTTTAAATAGCTTTAATTGGTCATAAGATTCGATCATTCGTCATGTAAAGCTACGAGTATTATATGACCTCAATATCACAAAATATGGACTTTGCGAATGATTTTTAGtgccaattttttttaaaattccgCACGCAAGAAATATTAGGCACAATAAAATTTCTAAAATGCACGCACGCATCGCTTGCATAAAATACTAGttatttaataatccaacctttgtacCCCAATAACTTTTATCGAACCCAAATGACCAGAAACCGGTCAAGAAGGTCAACGTTTTTttatataactttttttttgtcctGCCTTCTTCCTCCTCCTTTCTATTGAGATTTCCTCTTTCTTTGTTCTTCTACACTTCGGTCACGGAAGACCACCATCATTGCCGACCCTTTAGGCCCTAATCACAGATAGAAAACACCCACAACATAtcaaaattaataccataaGTCCATAACCACGACAACGAGTGCTCATATCGCAACTGACAACCCATTTACCGCAACGAGTCAGACCACCAATTTTCTGCCTCCCCCTTCTATAGTTTATAAAATTTCCATCAACCTCAATAAACCCAGATCAAAAGATAAACAAACATGCATGTCAATACAACATCCAAAccaatttatttataaaaaaccCCCACGGTAATACACTAATACCATTCAAATTAGCTGGATAGAGAAAAAGGTGAGGAGGGTGAAAGAGAGTTACTAAGAAAACAAAAATGGCGAGGTACATATATGAGTGTTCTCGAGTCGACTCGGCTATGACTCGTACCTTTAGAAAGCGATTTAAGGGGCTTTAATTACTGACTTTGGTCATGTTAAGTGGGATGATTCAAGCTAATGGTTGCGTGACTTTGATGAATCTCTTCACTCTGATCCATTGATGAATTTAAGATTTTGAGACTCAATTGATGAAGATTAAGATAATAGTGGTGGGATTTTAGTAAGggtggaggaggaggatggcGGAGAAATAAAGAGGATGTGAATATGTGATCATGTGCGGCGGGAGGAAAAAGAGAAGGGGGGTCTGAGAAATTGGAGAGAGGAAGAAATAACAAAACCAAAAGGAatatgaaagaaaagaaaataagttaaaataaataaataaaccatAAACCAATGGTTGCATGACACGTGTATAGGTTACCGGTTATATCGGGTTGGTGACCTGttgggtgcaataaaagttaacggggtataaaggttggattattagataataatccaaaggttggagtattaacggaaaatcgttgaaaggttggattatttaaagtaatttttcctaatAACAAATAGAAATACATCATTTAGTTTAGAAAACTCacgtaataaataattataaccTTATTCTAGCTATAaacatattttataaaatcataaaatataagggtattacaatctaccctctttaaaagaagtttcgtcccgaaacttaaagttataaaaatattataccAAACTTTACTACATAATCGGGATATTACAAAATATGATCTAATCAAAGAAAttttcgagctcgagccgatTAAGTTAATTAATAATCAAGGTATTAAGGCTAATCAACCTATTCAACCATCCATTGGAATACTTAACGACGGCGACTCAAAAAGTATTTGTATTAGTAAGATTTACTATCGGTATAATTGGGTGATGGACGTGTGGAAGTTAGAGGAATATAACAAGTCGGATTCTTGGAATAAATTGTTCAGCCTCGATTTGGAGTCACCGCCTCGAAGTACGAGACGCCGTGTTTTTCTTCTGGGATTCACATCTAATAATAATGGGGGATTTTTAGTAAGATCGTCGTCTGCTTGTAATGATGTTGTAAAAACTCATGAGCTCCTGCTTGTTGACCCGAATCAAAATCCGCCTATTCGAATGAAACTAGGAAAGATAAATGAGTGGGTATAtgatctatactatatattaaaaggcgtttctaATCAAATTTATGTGCCACGTGGCGCTCTATTTATGAGTATTTCACTTTATGTAAATTTCATATATTTAAAAATTAGAAATGGAGCATGTACAAGACTTGAACCCGCGAACTCATGTATAAACAATAAAGTGTTTACCATTGAGCTACAACACGTTACATGCTATCattgtaaaaaaatatattaataaatataataaaaatggaaTTTATTAATAACATTGtcaaataacaataatataaatGTTACTAATGTAGTGACCcagggcatcgcccgggcctaaAAACTAGTTTGTTGGATTATAAGAAGAGTCTTGTTTCTCCGTTTACAATTGCCTTGAACAAGTCTTTGAATTGCAAGTGCAAACGGAGTACCAAACCCAACTCAAGAAAGCTAGCCGAATTCTTGTCTAAAGTTAAAACTGCAATATGAATTACGAAGTATGTTATATGtttatgttttttctttttattatatcATCAATTGTACTCCTTACTAGGtgaatttgattatatgtttcaTACTTTCATATTTTATGTTTTCTAAGATACTCGATCGTATCATTAGTAACTCGTATTCCTAACAGAGTTTCTTGTCTAGCCAAGGTCGTTTTGCCTTAAGTATGATACGGAAGTTTGTAAAATAACGGAAACTATAAAGGGGACGAGAAATTCAAACTTGAGACTACGTACCTGTCCTCAATCTCTACTACTAGACCTTtaattactactccgtataaagtaGATACGATAGAAGATAGTGGAATATTTTTTAATTGACTGAAAGTATATGTGATATACAAACTATCCTTATTGTGATGCAGGAGATTCACAAGCTATCATGCAGACAACTGAATACACTCAATAAGGTTCATGATGGTTTCTCATTCTTCATTTTAAAACACAGAGCATGTATGACATAAACATGTGTTTCATCCAAAATATTGGCTCAAGAGTAAATGGGCATATCATATAACTATAAGTACTTCTCTCCCATTAAATTTTGTGAATAAAGAACAGTCTGCTGCAAGCATATGTGAAGGAACTA
This genomic stretch from Spinacia oleracea cultivar Varoflay chromosome 3, BTI_SOV_V1, whole genome shotgun sequence harbors:
- the LOC130468938 gene encoding replication protein A 70 kDa DNA-binding subunit B-like — translated: MGLVLYVSPIENIGVDSFKRDVAIMDTTWTVIKLTLWNAFAHVLDENLNHVEICPIIVACGLHVKSFYGTYLSTGYYTRIYVNPVNEKKTSLSTWYTSEKLARIRRDWFRSSTFSLKSSIDISNTPRIRLSQFPTVRNVQYCRVAAYACRVDDVNNVIYEACNRCLKKVAIFQGLLKCQSCNINNTVTIPRLLLRLTIFDKSGNLKVTILHDLAQYLLGCLATEVKSVLQQPNGRNRVMEKVFACFGNRAFSWVLHPPTGAFNPEHSYTVGYVLHIDWAEECMWLNKYIASKRRK